tcatttttttaaagactttattgaatttgttacagtattgtttctgttttatgttttggattttttggcTGAGAAGCCAAGAGGCACGtgagatcttaactccccaaccaggaactgaacctgcagcCCCTGTAGTAGAAgtgaagagtcttaaccactggactgccaggaagtctccatttctcctttttgtCATTATCTGTCCAAAATGAAAAAGTTCCCTTAGCTTTCTACCTTTGATATAATTATTGCTCATTTCAGATAACTAAATGAAAACCTTTACAAATACTCAAATGATTTGACATCCCtggctcagaaggtgaagaatctgccttcaatgcaggagaaggggatttgattcctgagttgggaaaatcccctggagaaggaaatgggaacccactccagttcttacctgaagaattccatggacagaggagcctggcacgctatcatccatggggttgcaaagagttggacacaactgagtgactgatataCATCAATATCATTACTACTTTTCTGTACcactttttttaatctcagaaatATGCCATCTATTTATTGTATccaatgaaaacaatttttagtAAGTAgtcaaaaaatcatttttctctttgttcagtcaccCAAATTTACCATGCGTCAATTAATTCATGGATTTCTATACATACATGTTGATGTGTACATTCAGAACTACACTTAATCTCTCTTCAAGATTTGTTTCCTGGGAACAAATTTATGGACTGCTATTGTCAAGTTCTGATCACATACAATGAAGAATATGTGACttggttttatttataaaagcttaTCACATACATACttcctttttgcattttattaattAGCAGGTGACGAAACACCACCCATACTGTTTAAATGCCTACTCTCTATTCCCTCTGTGCCCTCTTCACTGCCCTCCCCTCTCACACTATTCATTTCTCCATGACAGATACATTTATGACCTCACTTTATGATTTTAACCAGGCACTGTTCTCTTTTCTTCCATTGGTAATACAAAGAATTCTTGATCTAATCCACCTTTGAGAGTTACAAAGCCCATAATTCAAATATCTTAAGCCATAATTTAGTTCAGACTTGGCAAATAAATACCACGTATGCTGCTCCTATCAACACTCCACAGCAGAtaactttttggccatgcccagACACGGCTCCTTAAACAGCATTCTAAGCAGTTATTACCAGTTAACTGACTGGAGTAAGCACCAGAAATTAAAACCTATTGGACATCTTTTGTCCAGATAATTAAATTCAACTCTATGatttcatcatgagaaacgccggactggaagaaacacaaactggaatcaagattgccgggagaaatatcaataacctcagatatgcagatgacaccacccttatggcagaaagtgaagaggaactcaaaagcctcttgatgaaagtgaaagtggagagtgaaaaaattggcttaaagcttaccattcagaaaatgaagatcatggcatctggtcccaccacttcatgggaaatagatggggaaacagtggaaacagtgtcagactttatttttctgggccccaaaatcactacagatggtgactgcagccatgaaattaaaagacgcttactccttggaaggaaagttatgaccaacctagacagcatattcaaaagcagagacattactttgccaacaaaggttcgtctagttaagcctatggtttttcctgtggtcatgtatggatgtgagagttggactgtgaagaagggtgagcgccgaagaattgatgcttttgaactgtggtgttggagaagactcttgagagtcccttggactgcaaggagatccaaccagtccattgtgaaggagatcagccctgggatttctctggaaagaatgatgctaaagctgaaactccagtactttggccacctcatgcgaagagttggctcattgggaaggactctgatgctgggaggaattgggggcaggaggagaaggggacgacagaggatgagatggctggatggcatcactgacttgatggacgtgagtctgagtgaactctgggagttggtgatagacagggaggcctggcgtgctgcaattcatggggtcgcaaagagtcggacacaactgagcgactgatctgatctgatctgatgatttcATCTACATTAAGctatcttttctttcaaaagccCCCAACTTTGCTTAATAGTAAATGAAAATGCTACCAATCTCTTCAattggctattcaggatcttaGTGCCTAGGTTAACAGCTCATATTCTTTTTCCTACTCTAACATGTCTGTAGAGTTTTACACATCAGCGACAGAGGCTCACAATTAGAAAGATTCTTATACTAAATGAGAAGAGGGTGGAGAATGAAGGACCAGGAATGAAGGTTAGGCCTACCCAAGCTAATCATCCCAACTgaagaaaaggagaatgaaaaaacagTCACTGGTATAGATGCTTTCTAGATTTCTCAGTCTCATTAGTTCTTATAGGAACCAGCAGAACTGATAGATATGTTAGCAAGTTTTTTCTTCTGCTGTTGCTACATAATCCAAGAAAGCATGCCCCTTCACTAACCATGTCAATTCCACATGCTCATCTTAAAATAAAAGGAGATAAGAGATCTTATACTTCAGGGAATCAAGAAAATCTCATTCTTTATCAATAGTTCACACTGCTGAATTTCAAAATGAGAGTTACTGGGGATTTATCTTTCAATgagaaattcagaattaaaattcTACAAATCCAGCCAATCAACAGAAAGCATTACCTCCAGGTCTGTTTCCTTTTGCAGTTCTTGTATCAAGGTCATAGTCTTATTGAAAGTAGCACAAATGCGGCTCTTAGTCTCTTTCTGCTCCATAGCAATTGGTTTAAAGCGAACATGCAAAGTTTGATATCGAGACTTTATTGCTGACAATTCCTTTAAAAGTGTAACTGGATTTTTctacattaggaaaaaaattaatatatattaaatctggaaaggaaaaataaagcttatttttagaattaaaatatatacaacacATACTACCATCCATTTAATAGAACACTATAAAAAATTATCTAACTATGTGACAgaatgggaggaagggaagaaagagagaagtatAAGACCTAGATACTATTCTCAAGGAATTTAAAGCCTAGGTACAGAAATAACCcttctcacatacacacacacacaaaatagcaATATTAAACAGCAAATAATGTTACATTAGATACATAATATTTGATGTATAGTTCATAATAATTACACAGTACTTCTAAGACACAATCCTAAATGTTATTCAGAAGGTATTGAAGGAACTATTTTGATTTGTTCTTATAGAAAAGACAACTTGAAACCACTTATCATAAAATTCTTAAATACACTGTCACAGGGCTAAAGTATGTATGAGTACCAATTCAAGGTGTACCTCACTATACAAAATGCATGCCAACTCAAGCAACTGTGTTTATAAATTATGTtagtttttcaaattaattttcaatGTAAATAACCACTGTTCCATAAAGGACATTTCAACTGTGACAGTtcaaaagtaatgtttctgccaCTTAATGATTCTTCTCATTCCTTCGTGGTTCTTTAGCAAACTCTCCAATACTAGGTATTCCAAACTTTCTCCATTCCTACCAGTTCCCATCCACTCATTCTTGGCAGAATATCTCACCCCAACTACTTTACTGAGAAGACAGAAAACACCTGGGAGTTTCTATTCCTGCCTTTTCacctgaaaatgaaaacatctagTCTGATCCTTACTCAGCTCCTAACACTACCACTATTATTGTCTCCTCCCCATATCCTCCAGAACCTTAACATTCCTATATTTCAATAACCTTTTCACATTTCCCTTTGTACAGACTTCCAGTATACATAGATTGTCCCTACAATGAGGGGAAAATAACTCCTCTTGACTCTTGCTTCAAAACTAGCGTCATTTTTCTTACTCCATTTGCCACCAACCTTCTAGGTCCTATAATAATATACTTCCTCAGTTTAATAGCCCATAGACTAATCCTTTgccaaattattttaaacaatcaAAAAGTCAGACCTGTCCTATAAATTTTTTAAacgttttattttctattggggtgcagccaattaacaatgttgtcataATTTCCGGTGaacagtcatacatatacatgtatccattctccccgcAAACGCCCCCCACCCATCCAGGCTGACTCATAACACTaagcagagtttcatgtgctatacagtaggtccttgtgggttatccattttaaacacagcagtgtatacaagtccattccaaactccctaaccatccctTCCGCCcatccttccccttggcaaccataagtttgttctctaagtctgtgtatctgtttatgttttataaataagttcacttatgtctttttagattccatatataagggatgtcatcagatatttcttcttctctgacttacttccctcaatacgacaatctctaggtccatccatgttgctgcaaatagcatcatttcattcttcttgatggccaagtaatattctattgtatgtatgtaccatatcttctttatccattcctctgtccatgggcattttggttgcttctgtcttgactactgtaaacagtgctgcaatgaaccctggggtgcatgtatcctttggattatgtttttctctggacatatgcccaggaatgggattgcagggtcatatgggagatctatttttagtttattaaggaacctccatactgttctccatagtgactgtaccaatttacattcccaccaatagttaGGAGGGTTACCTTCTTTCTACACCCTATAACAATCAAAAAGTCAGACTTGCCCTGTAATTTTGATATCTCTCTTTTTGACTCTCCTTATTTCCTTCCTATTCTAATCTTAAAATGAACTCTGATTTGCACAGAACTATACTATCTCGATTATTGTCTCACTattcaaatatttcctttgtgGACCCTACCTTATGGCTACAGGCAGAGGCTCAGTTCATGGCCCTCTACTCCTTTCTTCCTTGGAGATATTTTGCTAAGCTTTTGATGATGGAAATGATAAATAAAGATAATTCTAACAGGAATGAATCAGAACaaaaaatctaatttaaagaCTGTTAATTCTACAAATAGTGATCAAGACTACACCATGAGCAGTAGAGGTaggaaaaggacagaaaagcaatattattaaagaaaagttaagaaaactTAGTAGTACGTTTGATAGGGGCAAAGAAATAATAGATGACACCAAATGTGTAGTCTGGAAAATTGTGTGTATGAGGTAACTACAGTAGTAAagttcacagagacagaaggtagaatggttgttgccaggggttgggaagagggggaaatggggagttatTATTTAATGTATGCAGTTTCAATTTGGAAAGACGAAAtcaagttctggagatggatggtagtGATAGCTGCACAATGATATAAATGTACTAAAACCACGGAACTGCACactttgaaatggaaaaaatgatgaattttcTCTTACATACTttacaacttttttaaaaaacccaaaaaactgagAATGTATAATAGtacaactgctttggaaaacaatgtagtagttcctcaaaatattaaatatagggTTACCATGTGCCCAGGAAttccactcttaggcatatacccaAGTGAAATGAAATCAAACGTccatacaaaaacttgtacatgaatgcttATGGGAATATgatcataatagccaaaaggaaACAACCAAACTATTAACTgatcaaataaataagaaaatgtggtatggccatacaatgaaatattattcagcagcaaaaagaaatgaagtactgattcatGCTACAACCAGGATGAGCCTTTAAACATGTTAAGtgatatccagaaaagatgaaaactccaatttgaaaagatacatgcaccccaatgttcacagcagcactatttacaatagtcaagacgtgaaagcaacttaaatgtccatcagtagatgaatcaataaagaagatgtggtatacaatggagaaaagacagtctcttcagcaagtggtgttgggaaagctggacagctgcatgtaaatcaatgaacttagaacactccctcacaccatacacaaaaataaactcaacatggcttaaagacttaaatataagacacgacaccataaaactc
The DNA window shown above is from Bos javanicus breed banteng chromosome 19, ARS-OSU_banteng_1.0, whole genome shotgun sequence and carries:
- the SKA2 gene encoding spindle and kinetochore-associated protein 2 isoform X1; this encodes MEYYSAIKRNAFESVLMKWMNLEPIIQSEFQKADSDLDYIQYRLEYEIKTNYPDSAGKKNPVTLLKELSAIKSRYQTLHVRFKPIAMEQKETKSRICATFNKTMTLIQELQKETDLESPSVVILGPRKIKSDTVSTVSPSISHEVVGPDAMIFIF